A region of the Centropristis striata isolate RG_2023a ecotype Rhode Island chromosome 20, C.striata_1.0, whole genome shotgun sequence genome:
AAACCCTTATTTTGtagtttcaaaagttttgtgCAATTAAATAAATCCATTAGTTTCTGGTAATTACAActaatttaaattgaaaatgtctgtgtatttgtgaaaataaaatttaaagaattgaaacaagaaaataaagaatctcctaaaataaaattttgttatttaatatgtaaaaatttaaaatatcaaGATATTATTCCTTGTGTTTgtgaaatttgaataaaaaactttataatagaaaacaacatcaacaaaaataaaatgttacatgtagttttattaattttgtaattaaaatctaaattcaAATGATTAAATATGACACATTAAATATGTTTGAAGAGTATAGTATAATAAAAAGATAGAAATTAATACATTATGTGAGcttaataataaacaatttaagaaatgataaaatcacatttaaaattctttatttaaagtgtcagaaaaatattttctctcaagaaaatgaatgaaatcaatcgataatttattatttaaaaacaaattaaaatgtgaaacataaaatgtgtctgttcctcatttaatgattaataattcatatttacaaaaaacacacaaagattttatttatcagtgaatctttatttctttattattaattatcaataaatgattTTTGTTATAAATCTATTAAAATCTAcactaaatatttttctgtcacATGAAAACATCTCAAGAAAAACTtgattcaaaaataaattttaattaaaatctaattttaaattattaaataattattttatgtaacttaagttacatatttaattttaataaattcTAAATTAGTGAAAATACGATCAGAAATaaaagttttacttttttcaggaactcaaaatattatcattaaattcattaattaaGATTTTAGGCTGATGGCACTTTAAGACTGGAAGACCtgaagcagagggaaactgttagcctagcttagcgcAAAGACTGGGAGCGGAGGGAAattgttagcctagcttagcacaaagactggaattAGAGGTTAActattagcctagcttagcacaaagactgggagcagaggaaaactgttagcctagcttagcacaaagactggaagcagggagaaattgttagcctagcttagcacaaagaccggaagcagagggaaactgttagcctagcttagcacaaagactggaatcAGAGGGAAAccgttagcctagcttagcgcAAAGACAGGGAGCAGAGGGAAATTGTttgcctagcttagcacaaagactggaatcAGATGGAAACGATTAGCCTAGCTCAGCACAAAGACTGggagcagagggaaactgttagcctagcttagcacaaagactggaagcagggagaaattgttagcctagcttagcacaaagactgggagcagagggaaactgttagccttgcttagcacaaagactgggagcagagggaaactgttagccttgcttagcacaaagactgggagcagagggaaactgctagcctagCTTAGGACATAGACTGGAatcagagggaaactgttagcctagcttagcacaaagactgggagcagagggaaactgttagcctagcttaggaCATAGCctggaagcagggggaaactgttagcctagcttagcagaaagactggaagcaggggcAAACTGTTAGCCTTGTCACACCTGTCTTTGAGCCTcaccagtccaaatatggtttcTTCCTGTTTCAACAAACAAAGATGGCGTCACCGTCACGCTGAACTCGAAGCTTGAGCTTCAAACGgtccaaaaaaaaccaaacaaccATGACGTCACCTCGAAGACGCCCATTATGTTACAATCTGTGGTTTATAATCAGAGattcatcaaataaaatcagattCATCAAATATAATCAGAGATTTgacttcaatcttcccaaattttcacacacaacacccctcctccgctccctccactggctaccagtggctgcgcggatacgcttcaagactctagctctggcgtattctgctgctaacggttcaggtcctacttacatccaggaccttgtcaaactctacactcatgcccgtcctctccgctctgcatcagccaaacagctggcgactcccaccatgcgtgggtcaactcgcctcaaaaccacttccagacttttctctgtcttggctcccaaatggtggaacgagctccccaccgacatcaggacctcagacagcctgtacatcttccgccgcaggctgaagacctatctcctccaacaatacctcggttaagtcatggtcacctaacagatatatatattttttaaaaaaaaaattcttattcttttctcttcttttcttctttaacatatagcactccttagcaatgacagttggctcttaaagttatgtacttactcgattcctatggtctatgtctagtaccatcaggttgaatgcacttattgtaagtcgctttggacaaaagcgtctgctaaatgacatgtaatgtaatgtaatgtaatttgtcaaataaaatcatcagAGTGTAAGTAACTTATCTGATCAACAACTTTCATCTGTTCATTCATGTTTTAAGGTGGTTCAGCTGATTTATGGCCTTTAATATAACATTAGCTTTGAAATGATGATagctttaaaataacattagttTTAATATAACATTAGCTTTAAAAAGCTAGCCTTATTttgaagctaacgttagctttaaAATGATGTTAGCTTTGAAAGGATGTTagctttaaaataacattagttttaatataatgtGAGCTTTAATATAACATTGGCTTTAATGTGATTTTAGCTTTTATATCATGTTAgctgtaaattattttaaaaatatctgaCCACTGTCTGTCCCCCGTCTGACCACAGGGGACACAGGGGGATGTAGGAGGACACATGGCGCAATATGtgaactttctttctttctttctttctttctttctttctttctttctttctatctagAACTATCAGAGACCAGACTgtcctggacctggacctggacctgaatCTGAACCTGGActtggacctggacctggacctggacttggacccagctgtgtgtccataaAGACTGACCGGTCAATGGATTATCCTGAGAACGTCAAAGATGGACGCCACTCAACAGGGTAATGAAAACAGTAAAGATGAAGATAGACTTCAGACTGTATTGTCCCAGAGGGAGATTTGTGTTCACACTCCGtacagaagaagacacagatGTGACACAACCAAACACAGCAACATACAGTTAATGACAGAACATCGAGTCTCAGTGACTACATCCAAACACCAAAGCACCAAGCAGCATTTCAGTGAGGCAGTTTGTTAAGTGCCTCAATAGCAGTTGGACGCAATAGCAGAGTGGACGAAACTCCTTCTGAAACGAGCTTTCTTCCATTTTAAAGTcagacaaatataaaaatagacagCGTCACTATTCATATAGAGAAGTCAGAACGTCACACACATAACTTCCCATCTGCAGACTGCACTGGATTCAGCTTTAAAAGAAGCACTGAAACGTGTCTgaagtaaataataaattcaGTGTGCAGCAGGTGAACTAAACCACTGACAGGTTTTGTCTCAGTGTGTTGTGGCTGCAGAgcataatttatcttgtgtttCTATCAGGAGGAAGCTGGAAGaacctgaacccagctgtgtgtccatgaagagtgaccggtcTATGGAACCTCCTCTACTCTTCAAAGACGGACACCACTCCAATAGAAAGTGAGGATTTCAAAACCAAacgatttgtttttattagggccgggacttgattaaaaaaattattctaATTAAtgagaggctttgtaattaattaatcgaaatgaatcacattttaatcgcatataaatatttgacctgagaacagtgagaagtattttttttcacaaggatttttagtataccattgaataatgactgaatacataagcttaagcaacaaaaatattgtttattttgttcaagtccaacagatcagtgcaatttttgccatgaAGTGTAgtaatagcatatttagaaatatagtgcatttcataaatccaggtagcctataggtaggtagaccttctgtaaactataatactttggtttttttaagtaaaacacaatccacgctagctaccacaatAGCccctagctgctatatgtttagcattgaggtgatacttgaggctggatgtgctgtggtgatatgtgaattccttgttgcatagcaacacaaccatgctcttatcgacgcttccgtccgttgtttttttgtaacaaaatgtcccatcatccatggggccaaccaaagcgtctcatcagcttcttccttcatgttcactgtggtttgttgttgtctgaactcatgaacgctagttggtgctccagtattatcggtccgcctgaaagtCATCCAgagagaaacgttccgcggggcaaaaataagtgcgattaaaatgcatacatttttttaccgcattaatttttgtgtaattaattaatcttaattaacgcgttaaagtcccagccctaGTTTTTATCTGACTCCATTACTTTCACTGGCACCAACAGAAGCAGGGaggtggaggtgctgactctcatatATGGCAGTAATATCAAACTTCATATGATGTAGTATAGTTATGGCTGCAGAgcataatttattttgtgtttctatgaGGAGGAAGCTGGAAGaacctgaacccagctgtgtctccatgaagagtgaccggtcTATGGAACCTCCTCTACTCTTCAAAGATGGACACCACTCCAATAGAAGGTGAGGATTTCAAAACCAAACGATTTCTTTTTATCTGACCTGATTCAACTCaccacagctctgctcctctcttctaAGTGTCCAAGACATACAGCCGCAGATCTGATAATATGATATGAATATcaatcatcgatctttggcctagagtgctctggtaccaagtacacttatgagcaactctcTGCTTGAACAGTGTTCGTTCCTTGAGTAGTGTTCGTTATAGCCTTGCAATTTGCAGTCGCATAGGGGCGACCCTCTTGTTCCCCGGGTAGAACTCCAACATAGCGGCGCTCAGCTGGGGCTTGTGAGGATCCCCACACCCACCGGGTTCCTCTCACCCTCTGCAACTCCGGAAAAAAAGTCCAGCCCCTCggcaggagtttggttccagagccaatgctatgtgtggaggtgagcccaaatATATCTAGTTGGTTGGTCGAAGATAATCCAGTGAAAACCTGTTTTTCCATGTGTTGGCAGTTTCTTCCCTAACCCAGGCAGAGATTTTTTACGGCTTTGTGTGGTTGCTGGTGCCAACTTACTACTGTTGCTGTCGGGGCCATTTTCACCTGACTGGTTGGCCAGCGTCAGGAGCTAACGATATCTGTGTCCTTTTAAGATTTATTAAAGcgtctgtttttaaatgtctatgaTTAAATGACGATTAgggttgtcttgtttttttttttaactctagaTCAAAAAGCGATTGAAATGTGCTTTCATTTTCAATCATCGATTGGACTATACGGCCTTCCTATGCCACATTTCAGAAGTATATGGCAGTTATATCTGGCTGCAGAGCGGAATTTATCTTGTGTTTCTATCAGGAGGAAGCTGGAAGaacctgaacccagctgtgtcTCCATGAAGAGTGATGGCTCTATGGAACCTCCTCTACTCTTCAAAGATGGACACCACTCCACAAGAAGGTGAGGATTTTAAACGTTTGGTAGCTGAGTGGATCATTCCACATTACTGTGACGTCCCAGGTCCAGTTCTGACCTTGACACAACTGTtacacccccccacccccttccTGCCCTTTTCAAGTATCTCCATATAATTCCAGTTGCTCTTGAGTCAGCCCTTTCTTGGTCACTACTGGGAGTCATGTGACACACCGTTCACACTCTTTGTGTCCTCACCTTTACCTTGTGTTTGTGTCGTGTGGATGGACAGAATGTGAGCTGATTTTTATGATTCCTCCACAGAGTGGACCAGCAGAGCTCAGAGGTTCCCGGCGGTCAGTCTGCCGAGCAGCATCAGACACACCTGAACTCCATATTTATGGTCTGTACAAGTACAGCAacaatgtatcatattttcTGTTCATAATCATCTCCATGCTGCAGTTCATAGACCATTGGAGCATCAGTCTCTGTTCTATAATTCCAGTTTGACTGGTTCATTTATATAACACTCTGttccagctgctggaggagaacatCTGCACTTTTGTGAAGAACGAGCTGAAGAAGATCCAGAAGGTTCTGAGTCCAGATTACCAAGAATCCTCGGAGACTCagagggaggatgaggaggatgaagagcagatgaggagcagcagagaggccTTTCTGAAGATCACACTGCACTTCCTGAGGACAATGGAGCAGAAGGATCTGGCTGACTGTCTGCAGAGCAGTAAGATGAATATCTCTTAAGATTATCATGCGGGATTAATGTGACACAGATTTAAACAAAAGTAACGTATTCATTGAtcatatttgttgtttgttcattCAGGAAGTAATTCTGGAGTTTGTCAACCTAAACTGAAGTCCAGCCTGCAGAAGAAGTTCCaatgtgtgtttgaggggatcTCTAAAGCAGGAAACCCAACCCTTCTGAATCAGATCTACACAGAGCTATACATCACAGAGGGCGGGACTGCAGAGGTCAATGATCaacatgaggtcagacagattgaaacagcatccaggaaaccagtcagaccagaaacaacaatcagacaagaagacatctttaaagcctcacctggaagagatgaaccaatcagaacagtgctgacaaagggagtggctggcattgggaaaacagtcttaacacagaagttcactctggactgggctgaagacaaaaccaaccaggacatccacttcacatttccattcactttcagagagctgaatgtgctgaaagagagaaagttCAGCTTGGTAGAACTCGTTGATCACTTCTTTCCTGAAACCAAAGAAGCAGGAAACTTCAGGTTTGGAGAGTTCCACGTTGTGTTCATCTTTGACGGTCTGGATGAGTGTCGACTTCCtctggacttccacaacactgagatcctgactgatgtcacagagtccacctcagtggatgtgctgctgacaaacctcatcagggggaagctgcttccctctgctcgcctctggataaccacacgacctgcagcagccaatcagatcccccCTGGCTGTGTTGACAtggtgacagaggtcagagggttcactgacccacagaaggaggagtacttcaggaagagattcagagatgaggagcaggccGGCAGAATCATCTCCCACATCAAGACATCACGAACCCTCCATatcatgtgccacatcccagtcttctgctggatctctgctacagttctggatccgttgaaaaccagagagggaggagagctgcccaagaccctgactgagatgtacatccacttcctggtgGTTCAGTCCAAAGTGAAGAACATCAAGTACGATGGAGGAGCTGAGACAGATCCACACTGGAGTCCAGAGAGCAGGAAGATGATTGAgtctctgggaaaactggcttttgatcagctgcagaaaggaaacctgatcttctatgactcagacctgacagaGTGTGACATCGATATCAGAGCAGCCTCAGTGTATTCAGGAGTGTTCACAAAGGtctttagagaggagagaggactgtaccaggacagggtgttctgcttcgtccatctgagtgttcaggagtttctggctgctcttcatgtTCATCTGACCTTCATCAAGTCTGGAGTCAATCTGATAGCAGAGGAACCAACAGAGACGCGTCTCTACCAGAGTGCTGTGGACAAGG
Encoded here:
- the LOC131993776 gene encoding NACHT, LRR and PYD domains-containing protein 4A-like isoform X3 encodes the protein MDYPENVKDGRHSTGRKLEEPEPSCVSMKSDRSMEPPLLFKDGHHSNRKRKLEEPEPSCVSMKSDRSMEPPLLFKDGHHSNRRRKLEEPEPSCVSMKSDGSMEPPLLFKDGHHSTRRVDQQSSEVPGGQSAEQHQTHLNSIFMLLEENICTFVKNELKKIQKVLSPDYQESSETQREDEEDEEQMRSSREAFLKITLHFLRTMEQKDLADCLQSRSNSGVCQPKLKSSLQKKFQCVFEGISKAGNPTLLNQIYTELYITEGGTAEVNDQHEVRQIETASRKPVRPETTIRQEDIFKASPGRDEPIRTVLTKGVAGIGKTVLTQKFTLDWAEDKTNQDIHFTFPFTFRELNVLKERKFSLVELVDHFFPETKEAGNFRFGEFHVVFIFDGLDECRLPLDFHNTEILTDVTESTSVDVLLTNLIRGKLLPSARLWITTRPAAANQIPPGCVDMVTEVRGFTDPQKEEYFRKRFRDEEQAGRIISHIKTSRTLHIMCHIPVFCWISATVLDPLKTREGGELPKTLTEMYIHFLVVQSKVKNIKYDGGAETDPHWSPESRKMIESLGKLAFDQLQKGNLIFYDSDLTECDIDIRAASVYSGVFTKVFREERGLYQDRVFCFVHLSVQEFLAALHVHLTFIKSGVNLIAEEPTETRLYQSAVDKALQSPNGHLDLFLRFLLGLSLETNQNLLRGLLTQTGSSSQTNQETVQYIKEKINKDLSAERSINLFHCLNELNDRSLVEEIQRSLRNGRLSTDKLSPAQWSALVFILLSSETDLDVFDLKKYSASEEALLRLLPVVKVSNKALLNGCNLSERSCEALSSVLSSQSSSLRELDLSSNNLQDSRVERLFDGLNSPHCKLRTLRLSGCNLSERSCGALSSVLSSQSSSLRELDLSNNNLQDSGVEQLCPGLESPHCKLETLSLSGCLVSEDGCSSLASALRSNPSHLRVLDLRYNHPGDSGRKLLEDQRCRLDTLRAEPAGVHWLTSGLRKYRRQLTADTNTVNRNLKLSDNNRTVTYVKEKQSYPDHPDRFNGYLAQLLCGTGLTGRCYWEVQWSGWVHVAVSYRGIRRKGDSVDCVFGVNDQSWSLWCSGGRYSVCHNNRETDISSSSSSSSSSSSGTVAVYVDCPAGSLSFYRVSSDSLIHLHTFNTTFTETLYPGLGLVSDSSVSL
- the LOC131993776 gene encoding NACHT, LRR and PYD domains-containing protein 4A-like isoform X4, which encodes MDYPENVKDGRHSTGRKLEEPEPSCVSMKSDRSMEPPLLFKDGHHSNRKKLEEPEPSCVSMKSDRSMEPPLLFKDGHHSNRRRKLEEPEPSCVSMKSDGSMEPPLLFKDGHHSTRRVDQQSSEVPGGQSAEQHQTHLNSIFMLLEENICTFVKNELKKIQKVLSPDYQESSETQREDEEDEEQMRSSREAFLKITLHFLRTMEQKDLADCLQSRSNSGVCQPKLKSSLQKKFQCVFEGISKAGNPTLLNQIYTELYITEGGTAEVNDQHEVRQIETASRKPVRPETTIRQEDIFKASPGRDEPIRTVLTKGVAGIGKTVLTQKFTLDWAEDKTNQDIHFTFPFTFRELNVLKERKFSLVELVDHFFPETKEAGNFRFGEFHVVFIFDGLDECRLPLDFHNTEILTDVTESTSVDVLLTNLIRGKLLPSARLWITTRPAAANQIPPGCVDMVTEVRGFTDPQKEEYFRKRFRDEEQAGRIISHIKTSRTLHIMCHIPVFCWISATVLDPLKTREGGELPKTLTEMYIHFLVVQSKVKNIKYDGGAETDPHWSPESRKMIESLGKLAFDQLQKGNLIFYDSDLTECDIDIRAASVYSGVFTKVFREERGLYQDRVFCFVHLSVQEFLAALHVHLTFIKSGVNLIAEEPTETRLYQSAVDKALQSPNGHLDLFLRFLLGLSLETNQNLLRGLLTQTGSSSQTNQETVQYIKEKINKDLSAERSINLFHCLNELNDRSLVEEIQRSLRNGRLSTDKLSPAQWSALVFILLSSETDLDVFDLKKYSASEEALLRLLPVVKVSNKALLNGCNLSERSCEALSSVLSSQSSSLRELDLSSNNLQDSRVERLFDGLNSPHCKLRTLRLSGCNLSERSCGALSSVLSSQSSSLRELDLSNNNLQDSGVEQLCPGLESPHCKLETLSLSGCLVSEDGCSSLASALRSNPSHLRVLDLRYNHPGDSGRKLLEDQRCRLDTLRAEPAGVHWLTSGLRKYRRQLTADTNTVNRNLKLSDNNRTVTYVKEKQSYPDHPDRFNGYLAQLLCGTGLTGRCYWEVQWSGWVHVAVSYRGIRRKGDSVDCVFGVNDQSWSLWCSGGRYSVCHNNRETDISSSSSSSSSSSSGTVAVYVDCPAGSLSFYRVSSDSLIHLHTFNTTFTETLYPGLGLVSDSSVSL
- the LOC131993776 gene encoding NACHT, LRR and PYD domains-containing protein 4A-like isoform X6, with product MKSDGSMEPPLLFKDGHHSTRRVDQQSSEVPGGQSAEQHQTHLNSIFMLLEENICTFVKNELKKIQKVLSPDYQESSETQREDEEDEEQMRSSREAFLKITLHFLRTMEQKDLADCLQSRSNSGVCQPKLKSSLQKKFQCVFEGISKAGNPTLLNQIYTELYITEGGTAEVNDQHEVRQIETASRKPVRPETTIRQEDIFKASPGRDEPIRTVLTKGVAGIGKTVLTQKFTLDWAEDKTNQDIHFTFPFTFRELNVLKERKFSLVELVDHFFPETKEAGNFRFGEFHVVFIFDGLDECRLPLDFHNTEILTDVTESTSVDVLLTNLIRGKLLPSARLWITTRPAAANQIPPGCVDMVTEVRGFTDPQKEEYFRKRFRDEEQAGRIISHIKTSRTLHIMCHIPVFCWISATVLDPLKTREGGELPKTLTEMYIHFLVVQSKVKNIKYDGGAETDPHWSPESRKMIESLGKLAFDQLQKGNLIFYDSDLTECDIDIRAASVYSGVFTKVFREERGLYQDRVFCFVHLSVQEFLAALHVHLTFIKSGVNLIAEEPTETRLYQSAVDKALQSPNGHLDLFLRFLLGLSLETNQNLLRGLLTQTGSSSQTNQETVQYIKEKINKDLSAERSINLFHCLNELNDRSLVEEIQRSLRNGRLSTDKLSPAQWSALVFILLSSETDLDVFDLKKYSASEEALLRLLPVVKVSNKALLNGCNLSERSCEALSSVLSSQSSSLRELDLSSNNLQDSRVERLFDGLNSPHCKLRTLRLSGCNLSERSCGALSSVLSSQSSSLRELDLSNNNLQDSGVEQLCPGLESPHCKLETLSLSGCLVSEDGCSSLASALRSNPSHLRVLDLRYNHPGDSGRKLLEDQRCRLDTLRAEPAGVHWLTSGLRKYRRQLTADTNTVNRNLKLSDNNRTVTYVKEKQSYPDHPDRFNGYLAQLLCGTGLTGRCYWEVQWSGWVHVAVSYRGIRRKGDSVDCVFGVNDQSWSLWCSGGRYSVCHNNRETDISSSSSSSSSSSSGTVAVYVDCPAGSLSFYRVSSDSLIHLHTFNTTFTETLYPGLGLVSDSSVSL
- the LOC131993776 gene encoding NACHT, LRR and PYD domains-containing protein 4A-like isoform X5; protein product: MDTTPIEDQKAIEMCFHFQSSIGLYGLPMPHFRSIWQLYLAAERNLSCVSIRRKLEEPEPSCVSMKSDGSMEPPLLFKDGHHSTRRVDQQSSEVPGGQSAEQHQTHLNSIFMLLEENICTFVKNELKKIQKVLSPDYQESSETQREDEEDEEQMRSSREAFLKITLHFLRTMEQKDLADCLQSRSNSGVCQPKLKSSLQKKFQCVFEGISKAGNPTLLNQIYTELYITEGGTAEVNDQHEVRQIETASRKPVRPETTIRQEDIFKASPGRDEPIRTVLTKGVAGIGKTVLTQKFTLDWAEDKTNQDIHFTFPFTFRELNVLKERKFSLVELVDHFFPETKEAGNFRFGEFHVVFIFDGLDECRLPLDFHNTEILTDVTESTSVDVLLTNLIRGKLLPSARLWITTRPAAANQIPPGCVDMVTEVRGFTDPQKEEYFRKRFRDEEQAGRIISHIKTSRTLHIMCHIPVFCWISATVLDPLKTREGGELPKTLTEMYIHFLVVQSKVKNIKYDGGAETDPHWSPESRKMIESLGKLAFDQLQKGNLIFYDSDLTECDIDIRAASVYSGVFTKVFREERGLYQDRVFCFVHLSVQEFLAALHVHLTFIKSGVNLIAEEPTETRLYQSAVDKALQSPNGHLDLFLRFLLGLSLETNQNLLRGLLTQTGSSSQTNQETVQYIKEKINKDLSAERSINLFHCLNELNDRSLVEEIQRSLRNGRLSTDKLSPAQWSALVFILLSSETDLDVFDLKKYSASEEALLRLLPVVKVSNKALLNGCNLSERSCEALSSVLSSQSSSLRELDLSSNNLQDSRVERLFDGLNSPHCKLRTLRLSGCNLSERSCGALSSVLSSQSSSLRELDLSNNNLQDSGVEQLCPGLESPHCKLETLSLSGCLVSEDGCSSLASALRSNPSHLRVLDLRYNHPGDSGRKLLEDQRCRLDTLRAEPAGVHWLTSGLRKYRRQLTADTNTVNRNLKLSDNNRTVTYVKEKQSYPDHPDRFNGYLAQLLCGTGLTGRCYWEVQWSGWVHVAVSYRGIRRKGDSVDCVFGVNDQSWSLWCSGGRYSVCHNNRETDISSSSSSSSSSSSGTVAVYVDCPAGSLSFYRVSSDSLIHLHTFNTTFTETLYPGLGLVSDSSVSL